The following are from one region of the Salvia hispanica cultivar TCC Black 2014 chromosome 1, UniMelb_Shisp_WGS_1.0, whole genome shotgun sequence genome:
- the LOC125221027 gene encoding G-type lectin S-receptor-like serine/threonine-protein kinase At1g11300 — protein sequence MNIPIIKLFLHQFTALILLFLPLLCKSLDTDTISPGVVIRDPDSIISQKRVFKLGFFSPANTTTRYLGVYYVVSEEAVVWVANRGRPLNAPSGAVATISETGNLVLLDSKNETIWSTNITAGNTTLQLLDTGNLVLRENATGDVLWESFSEPSSVFLPTMRIIDNVDTGKKVVVSSWKNASSPETGAFASGLEALNIPQMFTWNNGRPYWRSGPWNGLILIGVQDMYSPYLDGFSVVDDHAGSFYFTAPQADFLMKIDLNSSGSLLQKLWNVDKKSWDITWQAPSNECDVYGTCGPFGSCDSRATSMCSCLRGFEPVNSDEWGNGNWSNGCKRVNQLQCDAGEPNGDGFLRLPFMKVPDFAEQFTPRQEDECRSRCLGNCSCIAYAYDAKIGCMFWSDTLIDVQQFPNVGVDLYIRLSPSDFAKEKDKKVYIIIPVVVGFVCISAMIFVAWCWMMKRKGHKPEQKKVFQAEQTFPSDSTAIVLKQESEVDSIEELPLFSFETVANATDQFNEDNLLGKGGFGPVYKGNLGGGKEIAVKRLSAASGQGAQEFKNEVIVISKLQHRNLVRLLGYCVEKEEKMLIYEYMPNKSLDFCLFDDNNPSKKVLDWRKRLNIIEGIGRGLLYLHRDSRLKIIHRDLKPSNVLLDEDWNPKISDFGMARIFGGDQEHDNTARVVGTYGYMAPEYAMEGRFSEKSDVYSFGVLMLEILKGKKNAHFYNHEWSLGLIGCAWRLWSEGDGLAFTDEGIASSDSKGEMERCIHIALLCVQEFPKDRPTIQTVLSMLSREIVDLAAPEQPMFAEKWNGLPVGTTVAAGEFGHSVNELTITAIDGR from the exons ATGAATATTCCGATAATCAAACTCTTTCTCCACCAATTCACAGCCTTAatacttctttttcttcctcttctaTGTAAATCGCTAGACACAGACACGATTTCACCCGGTGTAGTAATCCGAGATCCCGACTCCATCATCTCCCAAAAGCGCGTTTTCAAACTTGGCTTCTTCAGCCCCGCCAACACCACCACTCGCTACCTCGGCGTCTACTACGTCGTCTCCGAGGAAGCGGTGGTGTGGGTCGCCAACCGCGGCCGACCCCTCAACGCTCCCTCCGGCGCCGTCGCAACGATATCCGAAACCGGAAATCTAGTCCTCCTTGACTCAAAAAATGAGACCATCTGGTCAACTAATATTACAGCAGGGAACACCACACTTCAGCTATTGGACACTGGGAACCTCGTGCTTCGCGAAAACGCGACAGGGGACGTGCTCTGGGAGTCCTTCTCGGAGCCCTCGAGCGTCTTCCTCCCGACGATGAGGATCATCGACAACGTGGACACAGGGAAGAAGGTCGTCGTCTCGTCCTGGAAAAACGCCTCCAGTCCAGAAACAGGGGCTTTCGCGTCTGGACTGGAGGCGCTGAATATCCCGCAGATGTTCACGTGGAACAACGGCCGGCCTTACTGGAGGAGCGGGCCGTGGAACGGCCTGATCCTGATCGGGGTGCAGGACATGTACTCGCCGTACCTGGATGGGTTCAGCGTGGTGGATGATCACGCCGGTAGCTTCTACTTCACCGCGCCTCAGGCGGACTTCTTGATGAAAATCGACCTGAACTCTTCCGGGAGTTTGCTGCAGAAGCTGTGGAATGTTGATAAGAAGAGCTGGGATATTACTTGGCAAGCGCCTTCCAATGAGTGTGATGTTTACGGGACTTGTGGGCCGTTCGGGAGCTGTGATAGTCGGGCTACGAGCATGTGCTCTTGTTTGAGAGGGTTCGAGCCGGTTAATAGTGATGAATGGGGTAATGGGAATTGGAGTAATGGATGCAAGAGGGTGAATCAGCTGCAGTGTGATGCAGGGGAGCCTAATGGGGATGGATTTCTTAGGCTACCGTTTATGAAGGTTCCGGATTTCGCGGAACAGTTCACTCCTAGACAGGAGGATGAGTGCCGGAGCAGGTGTTTGGGGAACTGTTCTTGCATAGCTTACGCTTATGATGCAAAGATCGGATGTATGTTCTGGAGCGATACTTTGATTGATGTTCAGCAGTTCCCTAATGTTGGTGTTGATCTTTACATTCGTCTCTCGCCTTCtgatttcg CTAAGGAGAAGGATAAGAAGGTGTATATCATTATTCCGGTGGTGGTTGGTTTCGTGTGCATATCGGCTATGATCTTCGTCGCTTGGTGTTGGATGATGAAGAGAAAAG GACATAAGCCAGAACAGAAAAAGGTGTTCCAAGCAGAGCAAACATTTCCATCAGACTCAACTGCAATAGTACTGAAGCAGGAATCAGAGGTGGACAGTATTGAGGAGTTGCCGTTGTTTAGTTTTGAGACAGTTGCGAATGCAACGGATCAGTTTAACGAAGACAATCTTCTCGGGAAGGGCGGTTTTGGTCCTGTTTATAAG GGAAATTTGGGTGGTGGGAAAGAAATAGCGGTGAAGAGGCTATCGGCCGCATCTGGACAAGGGGCTCAAGAGTTCAAGAATGAAGTGATCGTGATTTCCAAACTCCAGCACAGGAATCTCGTCAGGTTGCTGGGATATTGCGtggagaaagaagagaagatgtTGATCTACGAGTACATGCCAAACAAGAGCTTGGACTTTTGCCTCTTTG ACGATAACAATCCATCGAAGAAGGTTCTAGATTGGAGGAAGCGTTTGAATATCATCGAGGGCATTGGCCGAGGCCTACTCTATCTCCACAGGGACTCCAGACTGAAGATAATTCACCGAGACCTCAAGCCAAGCAACGTACTTCTGGATGAGGACTGGAACCCCAAAATCTCCGATTTTGGCATGGCGAGAATCTTCGGAGGCGACCAAGAGCACGACAATACTGCCAGAGTCGTAGGGACTTA CGGATATATGGCGCCAGAATACGCGATGGAAGGCAGATTCTCGGAAAAATCAGACGTATACAGCTTCGGAGTACTAATGCTAGAGATACTAAAAGGGAAGAAAAACGCACACTTTTACAATCACGAGTGGTCCCTTGGCCTTATTGGATGT GCATGGAGGCTGTGGAGCGAAGGCGACGGTTTGGCTTTCACGGACGAAGGGATAGCTAGCTCGGATTCGAAGGGAGAGATGGAGAGATGCATTCACATTGCGTTGTTGTGTGTGCAAGAATTTCCGAAAGATAGGCCGACGATTCAGACGGTTTTGTCGATGCTGAGCCGGGAAATAGTGGACCTGGCGGCGCCGGAGCAGCCGATGTTTGCTGAGAAGTGGAACGGCTTGCCGGTGGGGACGACGGTGGCGGCGGGAGAATTCGGACACTCGGTTAATGAGCTCACTATTACTGCCATCGATGGCCGGTGA
- the LOC125202352 gene encoding myb family transcription factor EFM-like — protein sequence MASSTELSLNTEALVEKTQKLEEFVACLEEEKLKIEAFKRELPLCMQLLTNATEASRQELQAQRMKQLSADKSNWMASATLWSDQVEGRRIPSPELGLAPPDNKEKRKARRCWSPHLHKRFLHALHMLGGSQLATPKQITQLMKVEGLTSDEVKSHLQKYRLHAGIQAPSPMVVVGNIWVPPEYAAYGGAPPTAFYERRILPPP from the exons ATGGCATCATCAACTGAACTCAGTCTTAACACTGAAGCTCTGGTGGAAAAAACACAGAAGCTGGAAGAATTCGTAGCTTGTTTGGAGGAAGAAAAGCTCAAGATTGAGGCTTTCAAGCGTGAGCTTCCACTTTGCATGCAACTTCTCACAAACG CCACGGAGGCGTCGAGGCAGGAGCTGCAGGCGCAGAGGATGAAGCAACTCTCTGCGGATAAATCGAACTGGATGGCGTCTGCGACGCTGTGGAGCGATCAAGTTGAGGGACGAAGAATTCCGTCCCCGGAGTTAGGTCTTGCGCCGCCTGATAACAAGGAGAAGAGAAAGGCGAGGAGGTGTTGGTCGCCGCACTTGCACAAGCGTTTCCTACATGCGTTGCACATGCTCGGTGGTTCACAAC TGGCAACTCCCAAACAAATCACGCAATTAATGAAGGTTGAGGGATTAACTAGTGATGAAGTTAAAAGCCATTTGCAG AAGTACAGACTGCACGCAGGAATCCAGGCTCCAAGCCCAATGGTGGTCGTAGGTAACATATGGGTCCCACCAGAGTATGCAGCCTACGGCGGAGCACCGCCGACCGCCTTCTATGAACGTAGAATTCTACCACCACCTTAA